Within the Lycium ferocissimum isolate CSIRO_LF1 unplaced genomic scaffold, AGI_CSIRO_Lferr_CH_V1 ctg12095, whole genome shotgun sequence genome, the region CCCCAAGCAGATGGCGCCCATCCTCTCGGCCCGACACGGAGTGCACCTCCGCGTCCACCGGTCGGAGACCAGCGATACGGATATTCAGAGCAGCCCGAGCTCCGCAGCTTCAGATCACAAAGTGCATGAGGCTTGGCCGACGAGGCCACCTAGACCTCGTGCTCATGGCGATATCATCCCGGAGAGTGCTACCGTGCTAGCCGGAGCGTGCTTTTGTTGGCCGCTGTGGCCATGCAAGCTGAGAGATTGCCCGTATAAGGGTAATTTGGGGCGCGCAAAGTGCTCCTCACCGGATCGCCCGTCGGGTCATCATCTCGCTCGAGCGCGCCCCACGGGCAAGGTACGTCGACATCCGCCGGTCGCGGTAGAGGCCGGGCGGGCTTCCGGGGGCCGCCCCTCACACCGCATTTATGCTTTAGCCACCCTACAGATCAGAAGCATCTCCGCATGTGGTTGCTGTGTACTTTGTTGATCTTTTCCTGCATCGTATATGCATTAATAGATCCAGGTtccacgttatcatatatttctccgtTGATTACTGATAAGATCGGGATAAAACCCGAGCCTATAGAGCCATTTGAGGTGGCTACTCCGGTGGGGGATTATATTATTGCCAAacgagtatataaaaattgttcggtaattatatgTGATCGTTGTACTAAAGAGGACCTGGTAGAGCTGGACATGACTGAATTTGATgcaattatgggtatggattggctatcttcccgttatgctaatgttgattgtcgggGAAGGTAGTTCGCTTCCAATTCCCGGAAGAGCTGATAGAATGGGAGTAATGTAGCACGCCgagaggtaagtttatttcgtaccttaaggcgaggaagatgatcagaaaaggctatatttatcatctggttcgggTACAAGACTTAAAGGCAGAAATGCCGACTCTCCAGTCAGTTCCAgtagtcaatgaatttccagacgtgtttccagatgaactttcgGGTCTGCCTCCTAAAAGGGAGATAGATTTTTCTATAGATGTGCTGCCAGGTACCCAgtccatatctattcctccgtatagAATGGCGCCCGCCGAATTAAAAGAACTGAAGGAACAGCTGAAAGACTTGCTAGAAAAGGGTTTCATTCGACCCAGCACTTCGCCTTGGGGAGCTCCGGTGTTATTtgtcagaaagaaagatggatcactccggatgtgtattgactatcgaCAGCTAaacaaggtaactataaagaataaataccctctCCCCAGaattgacgatttgtttgaccagctaGGCGCTGTGTGtttctcaaaaatagatctgCGATCCGGCTATCACCAGGTACGAGTACGAGAGTCAGATATCCCGAAGACAGCGTTCCAGActcgatatggccattatgagttcagagtaatgtcttttgggttaactaatgctccggcagtgttcatggacctgatgaatcgggtatttaGACCATTCTTTGAcatgttcgtgatcgtattcATCGATGACACTCTGGTCTATTCCCGGTTGGAGGAAgcgcatgcagatcatttaagGGCAGTCCTTGGGGTATTCCGTCAGCAGAAATTATACGCTAAATTCTCTAAGTGCGAATTCTGGATGACTTTCGTGACATTcctgggacatattattggagctgacggTATCCGGGTGGACACGCAGAAGatcgaggccgtaaagaattggcccagacctaCGACACCCACCGAGGTACGCAGCCTTTTTGGGATCGGGCGGGTATTATCGGagatttgtgaaaaaaaatttgcttCAATCTCAAAGCACCTTTGACCCGATTGACTCGAAGGGAGCCAAGTTCCAAAGGACGACGCTTGTGAACGCAGCCTTCCAATTGTCGAAGGAAAAGTTAACCACATCTCCGCTTTGACTCTTCCGAGGGTCCCGACGGGTATGTTATCTATTGCGATGCGTCCAGTGTTGGCTTAGgttgtgtcttaatgcagcacggtaaagttatagcctatgcttcccagCAACTCAAaaagcatgaaagaaattaCCCTACACATGATCTGGAGttggctgcggtgattcatgctctgaaaatatggagacactatttatatggtgtacatgttgatatctatacggatcataagagtctccaatatatttttaagcaaaaagagCTGAATTTGCGACAGAGGAGATGGCTGGAGTtcctgaaagattatgatgtcgacattctgtatcatcccgggaaggccaatgtggtagcggatgcgcttagtcgcAAATCCTTGGGCAGTTTGGCAGATGTCccaccaaaaaagaaagaaatagtccGCGAAGTCTGTCAGCTAGCCAGCCTTGGTGTTCGCTTGGCCGATTCTGGAGGCATTggggtttctgtccgagaaTTTGCCGAGTCCTCCATTATAGAAGAAATCaagcgacgtcagtacgaagatcctATCCTGGTACGGTATCGAGATATAGGCCTTGACAGGGAAAAGACCCCGTTTGAGCTTACGCCCGATGGAGTATTACTATATAGGGGCAGATTGTGCGTACCTGACGTTGCACACGGCCTCACGGCAGGTAATGGGCGAAGCACATTATTCTCGATTCTCGTTCATCCAGGGGccacaaaaatgtaccatgacctCGGTGTGTTTATTTTGGTGGGATAATATGAAAAGGGACATTGCAgaatttgttgctcagtgtccaaattgtcatcAGGTCAAGATTGAACACCAGAAGCccggcggattgttgcaagaaatggaaattccgatgtggaagtgggaggttatcaatatggatttcatcgcaGGTTTACCCCGCACGCCACGAAAatatgattcgatatgggttattgtggacaGACTGACTAAATCGGCCCATTTCTTTCCAGTTCGGACTACTTATTCCGCAGAGGACTACGCCAGActgtatattaaggagatagtcaGGCTCCACGGCGTTCCTGTATCCATTATTTCCGAtagaggtgcccagttcacagctaatttctggagatcattccaagaAGGACTGGGGACTCAGGTAAGccttagtacggcatttcacccgcagTCTGATGGACAGGCCGAACGCACTATCCAGACGTTGGAAGATATGCTGCGAGCCTGTGCTATTGACTTCGTAGGTATTtgacgatcatttgccacttgtagaatttgcttacaataacaactaccattctagtatccaaatggcaccgtacgaggcatTATATGGTAGGAAATGCAGGTCCCCTATCGGCTGGTTCGATGTCGGGGAAACTAAATTAGTCGGCCCCGATATGATCCACAGCGGTGGATAAAGTAAAGCTCATTCGGGAACGATTGTTGGCGGCTCAAAGTCGACAGAAATCTTAagcggataatcgccgtcgacctttggagttCCAAGTgggtgactgggtattcttaaatGTGTCACCTATGAAGTGGCGTCATGAGATTCGGCGAGTaaaagggaagcttagcccaAGGTATATCGGACCTTATCAGATCGTCCGCAAAGTTGGAAAGGTTGCTTATGAACTGAATTTGCCAGCGGATTTGGAAGcggtacatccggtattccatgtgtctatgcttcgtaaatttATCGGcgacccttctagagtatttCCTGTAGAGGACATTCAGGTGACTGAGGAGCTGTCCTACGAGGAACAGCCGGTAGCCATTCTGGACCGCCAAGTGAGGAGACTACGCACCAAGGATGTGCCTTCGGTTAAGGTATTATGGCGGAACAACAACCgcgaggaaatgacttgggaggccgaagaagaaatgaagaagaagtaccCTCACTTGTTTCCGGCGCCCCCAGGTAACTTAAATTCCTATGTACTTATATAGATTAAGCAATGAAGTATTTGTGCTAGCCATAGTACAAGGAACTCTTccctaaaatatttataaacccCTATATGAtcaatttaacattcgaggacgaatgttctaaaggggggaaggatgttacacctcgcattttgtgcgtattcggaaaaattggaaataattcggaatggtaagaaataaggctttaattggatcttacttaatgtgcatgtgatgtctaaggaaatattgacgcggaaatattaaggaaggttaatgGCTAAAATTGGAACcttgtaaattagtcccgtgaatttccaagAGCGATCCGTCAACtatgggctaaaaaaaaaatgatgaaaattgaggcccaaaggaGAGGGTGGTGGCCATGCCatggcttggcccaagcccttgATGTTGGTCATGTGACTTACATGTGACCAACTAATTATAAAAAAGAGttaagtttcaagaaaattcaagaaacatttGAACAAGagaaacaagagcaaaaaaaaaagaaaagagagagaactTTCGGCTGAACCTAGGGGAAATTCACCCATCAAAATCTTGCTcccaaaattattctcttgtggtatttatactaattcaaggtccctctacaacgtggtatagttatttcggaagatagaccgTTGGATTCGTCGTTTGGAtaatttggtggagtgaagaagttggaagaaaaaggtaagattcaattccCTTTTAGGTGTTGTAAGGCCTTTgtttatattgtagtatgtggaaatgggtAGAAATCATgtaaatatggaagttgcatggtgaatgtgtatgtatgcatatggccgaatatatgttgtgttgtatggtttggatgagttgaattttatgttgtattctagttgtggttattgtggaatttgtaatggaaatgaaagttgaatgaaaattggatgaagttggaaaaaaagacatgttggccgtgtgatattgttatatccggcatttttgcgtatttggaaaatttgggaataatttcgatttgtaaagaataaggtcatatgttgattgggattaagagatgtgtgtgttgttcatgaaaaatagtggtgtggaaatacggaggaaggccaagggcaaaattggaattttggaaattagtttcgggaattacaaaatatgattcataagtaattgggctcaaaaaaataagagaaaatgaggcccaatttggaaggggtggccggccatacttggcccaacccatgaggaattagtcatgtgatttgtcacatgactaattagtATAAGAAGATAAATACATGGGATCATTGTCATTTTCATttggaagtttcaagaaaaacaaagaaaaatcaagaaagaaaaaaaaagagaaaggccgtcggccatggagaaagaaagaggagaaaagaaaagaaaaaaattccctagccttcaatcttggtccaaaaattgtgatTCCCTTATATtcttactaagctcaaggtgctcttcaaagtggtacaattagtttggcaagaaagtggttTTGGTGGCAAGGAAAATTcattggaagaaggtaaggatttcatgttctttatgtgttatggaagatttgtttgtgttgtaatatggagaaatggatagaattcataaaaatatgaaaacttcatgacttggccgtgtgcatgcatGTGTTATGTAGCCAAGACTAGTtgattttcatgttatattctagttgtagttgttgtgtattctatattggaaatggaagttgaatgaatttggttgaagttgtgaaaTGGGTATggagccgtgtggtgtggaagagaaaaatggaaatgaactaattatgtttaatatgttggttgtgttgttgtgtgatccttataatgtaaatgaatggtTAACGAGTTGAGTTGGCATTGAAAATGGTTGCGGATTGTTATggggaattatatgattttcatatagtttttatataattgtggaagtaaggttctaaatgtgaattatggttgttgttaaggagtttggaaggaaaacaatgtaattttgttgttttgttgcatatgtagaagtttgggatgaattacggtttgatggaaattttgtatactttgtagaataatgagaaatgtgtccgaaacgtatttgaatggccttgaattagagaatgaatatgaaaacgttgatattggatggaaagcgtgaagttggaatgatagTTAATGCTttgtgtagaaagaaagactatttatgctaatatatgtttgtagcgattattggtgttgtcgttgttgttgatggtgttgttggtatattgagccgagctacgtctcgggtgctatacgtataggggaggtgtcgccaaaattttggtagacaagtattaaaccaagattgaaagttgaagtctcatgaatagtaactggtaaatgtgaccatttgcagattctaggcgaaacgggattggagataaagcgagcataagacgtccgtaaggtatgtaaagcctaccttttcttcttttggcatgtcctagacctactaggtcGAGAACgggacctcggggataattctgctcctagaaatctgaGTCTGGttttgagcactattcattcagcgcaattgaattacAATTCTTACATTTGGTTataagaatgcttaaaccttcgtaactttcgcaaatgaatccgaatcgctccgaaacttttatGGTTAaccttatggagcctaatgtttgtgatttctgtccgccgcctcgacttaatccgaggtgggcccgcaagtcccgaaaTTTCCCCTATTTGGTTGGTCTGactcatttccgtacgatataaaaaggaagtgtttgcttatgactctaaggtccgtttgaaatgtcttataatgttatttgaacgctcaccactatgaatgatgctatattttccgagaatgacctacgatatgcttttcgaaaaaaaaattgttaactaaaagtccgtaacCTTTGTACACTAATTCCGATTCACTCGATACTCGTTTTGAGCCTTGTGaggctattgtatatgtatatgaaattatgtgtcgagtcttgggatttacttttgatatgcatatgatttctgcactactctgctcgtgccgactattatgatttcgttcgccggtacccgggccggttatgtgatcgtgcgccctatgacatattcggcagtatgatgtgttacggtttccgag harbors:
- the LOC132041873 gene encoding uncharacterized protein LOC132041873, with the protein product MPTLQSVPVVNEFPDVFPDELSGLPPKREIDFSIDVLPVRTTYSAEDYARLYIKEIVRLHGVPVSIISDRGAQFTANFWRSFQEGLGTQWRHEIRRVKGKLSPRYIGPYQIVRKVGKVAYELNLPADLEAVHPVFHVSMLRKFIGDPSRVFPVEDIQVTEELSYEEQPVAILDRQVRRLRTKDVPSVKVLWRNNNREEMTWEAEEEMKKKYPHLFPAPPVKKNGIDKKTLIDDIGSYTVY